The Dethiosulfovibrio peptidovorans DSM 11002 nucleotide sequence GAGGTGGAGTTGGATCGTCTTAACGCGGCCATAGAGGTAGCAGGTCAGGAGATCAAGGATCTTTACGACGATGTTTCCTCTCGTCTAGGTAGAGACGAGGTCGAGATGTTCGCGACTCATGGCATGATGATAGAGGATTCCGAGTTTATCGGACAGATAAAGGGTCGGATAATAACGGAAAACGTAAACGCCGAATGGGCTGTACGTTCTGTAGCCGACAAGTTCATTCAGGTCTTCGAGGATATGGACGACGACTATCTCAAGGCCAAGGCCGACGATGTAAAGGATGTAGCTACAAGGATGTGTCGTCTTTTACTTCATATAGAGGGTAGCGATCTAAGCAATTTGAGGGAGAAATCCATCGTGGTAGCCAAGGCTTTCACCGCATCCGAGATAGTTCAGATGAACAGAGATAAGGTCCTGGGCGTTGTCTCTCAGGAGGGTACTTTGACCTCTCATGCGGTCATCATGGCTCGAAGTTGGGGGGTTCCGGCGGTTATAGATGTCTCAAACGTATTGGACGTAGTGGAGACCGGGGACATGATAGTGGTCGACGGTAGCGAGGGAGTGGTGATACTCAATCCCGACGAGGATACCCTTTCCATTTACGGCGAAAAACAGCGGGAGTTTATCGATTTTTCGAAAAAGCTTTCCCAGATGGCCGGAAAGTCCACTGAAAGCGAGGATGGCTACCCCATTAAATTGTATGCTAACGCGGATACTGGTAGAGATGTACAGGGTGCTCTGAAAAATGGTGTTAGCGGAATAGGCCTTTTCAGGACAGAGAGGCTCTAGGGCACCTCTAGCAACCCCATATTTAGCGGTCTAAGCAGACAAAAAAGCCACAGACCAGAAACAGCGACAAATTAGGCTAAATCAGCGTTAAGATGATTCTCTATTGTCGCTCCGGTGACCTGAACAACTCGGCTTTTACCGTCATTTGGGCACGGCAGATATCGCCCCTGACTTCATCATCAGGAACGAGAATCGAACGATGTTATAGGCCAGGTTTCTCAGTCCTATAGCGGTTGAAGCTCTGGCTTTCCCGATAGTTCGAACTATCAGGTTGCCGGCCTTCATGGTTTGGGCTCCAAAGACGTGCTCCACTCGGCTTCGGACTTTGGATCTTGTTCTGTTACCCTGTTTTTCCCACCACGTGATGGGTTTGCCTCTGTATCCTTTTCGTTGGATCTTCGGTCTGTAGCCTTGTTCCTCAAGCCAAGAGATTTTCTCATGGCTTCTATAAGCTGAGTCGGCATAGACGTCTTTGCTGCTGTTACTGGGATCGATGAGTTCCTCGAATACATTGCTGTCGTGGACCGATGCCTCGGTTACGCTGTATTTACGGATGATCTTGTTCTGAGAGTCGATCTCTATGTGGTTCTTGTAGCCGAAGGAGCTTTTGCCGTTTTTCTTCGTCCACCTGGCATCGGTGTCTTTTTGAGATCTCTTGTTGTCGGGCCAGTCTTCCGGTGGTTCTCCATCCTTGGATCTTGCGGTTTTCATCCCCGTTTGTTCCTCTGGATCGGGACCTTCACTATGGAGGCATCCACTATCTGCCCTTTTTTTGCCTCGAAGCCGCTTTTACGGATGTGACCGTCAAAAAGATCGAACAGAGGCTTCATCAGTTCCGCCTTGGTCAGCTGCTCCCGAAAAAGCCATATAGTCTTGGCATCAGGGACTTTGGCTTCCAGGGAGAGGCCGAGAAAACGTCTGAAGGAAAGCCTGTCCCTTACCTGAAACTCCATTGCGTCGTCCGACAGGTTGTACAGTGCCTGAAGCACCAGGATCTTGAACATGAGAAGAGGAGGGAAGGGCTTTCTTCCTCCCAGAGAATCCTTCTGTCTGAGCCCTTCGCGGAAGTCCTTCAACGGCTGCTCGAAGATGGACCAGTCCACCGCTTTCTCTATTCGTACCAGTGGATCGTTCACCTTTTCAAGGCTATCGTAGGCTATTTCTTCCGCAAAGAGGCTCCGCTGTTTCAAGGGGATCCCATCCCTTCTCGAGAATTTTTGGTTACAACCGGTATTTTAACATCCCAGCCTAAACAGGGGTTTTTCTCCCTGCCAGTTAGGGGAGTTTTTAGAGATGCCCTTCTATATGGATAGGGACAGATTGCCGACCGAGGGAGAGCAGTTCGGCCTTTATAAAAAGGCCGTCCAGGAGATGGGAGGCAAGACTGTTATATTCAGGACCCTGGATATCGGTTGTGATAAGATCCCAGGATATTTGAACGTTCCGGATGAGGATAATCCGGCCCTAGGTTACAGGGCTATAAGACTGTCTTTGGCCAGGGCCGATATCTTCAGGATTCAGCTTAAAGCGCTTCTTCGATCCAGCGCTTTCGGAAAGGCCAAGATAATGTTTCCGATGATCTCCGGGATAGAGGAACTTCGACTGGCCAAGGGGGTTCTTGAGGATGTTAAAAACGACCTCAGAAAGGACGGAGTTCCCTTCAATCCGGAAATAGAGGTCGGCGTTATGATAGAGGTGCCTGCCGCAGCGGTGGTATCGGACCTTATCGCCGAGGAAGTGGATTTCATGAGTATTGGTACCAACGATCTCATCCAATATACCTTAGCGGTGGATCGTACCAACCGTAACCTATCCCATCTCTTCAGCCCATTTCATCCTGCAGTTCTTCGTTTGGTCAAGATGACAATAGATAACTGCAGAAAGGCCGGGGTAAAGGTGAGTCTCTGCGGAGAGATGGCAAGCGATTCACTTTTGATCCCCGTTCTTATGGGCATGGGGCTTGAGAGATTCAGCATGAACGTGGATTCCATTTTAAAGGCCCGATGGATAATTTCTCAGCTTGGCAAAAAAAATATGGAGGATACTCTGTCGGAAATATGGGAATTGGCTACTGCTAAGGATGTCCGCCGTTTCTGCGAGGATCGATTCGGATCCCTCAGGAAGGCTTTCTGATGGAGAACTATAAAGGGGAGGATCTATCATAGGATAGATCCTCCCCTTTATTTTTTGTAGTAACCTTATAAAATTCACATCCAGGTTTTTTCATCAGGTGGTTTTTACGGGGTTTCTGATGTGTCGAGGTTGGGCTTGGGCGGTACATATACAGGTTTTTTGTCATTCGAGCTACCCTGAAGGGGTATTTCCTCTACCTCCACTGTCGGAATACCCGGTCCTTCCGGTTCCCCTGTCAGTTCTTTCACGGGAGGGATGGGAACTGCCTTGACCGGGGTTCTGTCGTGGTTCCCCTGCGGAGGTAGTATGATTTTTCTCGCTCCCATTGCTGAGAATCCTGGAACGGTCTGTACCGTTTCTTTCTGTGTCGTCAGATTGTCGTTGGGGCCAGGATCAGGCGGGGTAGGGCAAGGTATCGGGGCCGGTCTCGCTTCGACGTGGTCCCTGTATATATCCCTGCCAGGGTCTATAACCGGAAGTGCATGTCTATATGCTTTCCTCGATCTATCCCACAGAGGTATGGCTTCGCCTTCTTTCCTGTTTTGAAGGACCCTGGATAGCTGAGGAAACTCGGGATCTATCTCCAGGACTTTGGTGAAGGCTCTTTGGGATTCCTGAAGTTTTCCCATGCCCTGAAGACCTTTTGCTAGCCAGTACCAGCCGTCGCTTGAATTTGGACGCTGTTCCAGGTAGGCCTGGAGGTAATCGACTCCTCTGTGGTAGAGTCCAGCCTCTATCATCTGTTGTCCTCCCCGCCAGGCTTGTTCCATAACTATGTCCGTTTTACCTCCTCCGTATAGGGACGTAGCAGTTGCCGACAGCAAGATTAAAACATAAAAAAATCGAATTATTCCGTTCAACGTCAGATCCCCCTGTCTACTTGTGGTCTATATAGAGAGGCATGACTACCAGATCCTTTAACTTTATAGGTTCGTCCTTGTCCTCTTTCACTACCTCTACGATCGCTTCGTGGCTCTGTACCTTGAGAACCTTTACGGTACCGCCTTCCGTAGGTAGGATTACGACCGGCCTTTCAGGGTCTACCGTATCGTATCTATCGCTTCTCATCACTTTCAGAAGATCTCCTTCTCTGACTCCCTCTACCATCCCTAAGCTGATTATGTACCTTCTCCTCTTGGGAGGATGTTTTTTTAGTTCGTCCTTTGTAGGTGATATTATCCGTCCTACCATCTTATAACCCGAGATCCCGTCAAATAAGGTGTCCCTGCTTTTTCGGAGGGCTTTTTTGAAGGCGTTCCAGTAGGGGGTTCCCTTAAAGGAGTTCCAGAGAGGTTTTCTCATAGGCTGCTCATATTCCTTAGGATCCGGAAAGAGTTGCCAGAAGTCCAGCCCTCTTGGGAACATCTTGTTCACCGGTAGAAGGTCCAGAGGGCGGAGGAACAGCAGTTTTCCGCTCTCCGGCTGGTGGGTCAGATAGAAGATCCTTCCATCCCCGGGAGAGAAGGTAAAGCGCCTGTCCTCGCCTGCGATGGAGGACGCATAGGAGAGTTGTCTGGTCACTCCATCGAATATCTCCATCCTGAGAGCTACGTAACCCATCCTATCGGATCCTAGATGTTGTCTGTCGGTCATCTTTAGCCTGTAGAAATGGAGCCTTATGCCGATGTCGGTATCTGGGGCACCACCTCTAAGCCAATAGGGCTCTTCCTCTTTCGTGAGTGTTACGATCCTGGCATATGGATATTCCATCAGGAGGGCGATGAATTCCTCTGTGACCTTTTGATCGAAGACGTCGAGCGGGTAGTATTTGCTTTCCCATACCTCTATAGGGGTATCGTTTATCACCGGAAGCACGGCGATATCGATTCCCGGAGTATCCAGTACGTTCCCCCTGGCATCGGAAGGAGCTAGGGCGAGCGTCGAATAAGACAGGATGATGCAGAGAATCAGCTTTATGGAACGATGTAAGCTCATGGTTTACTTCCTCTCTTCCTGGGTACGGACATCCTCTTATTGTATCGTCAGATTTAGCTCTTCGTTTAAATCTCCGAAGAATTCGTCCAGGTCTCCGTCTATTCTAAGATCTATCCTGTTGGGAGAGAGGTATGCTCCCGAGACATCGCCTTTGTTTACCACCACTATTTTGCCATTGCAACAGGAGGGTAGCAGAGCGGCGGGAACCACGGTCAAGGACGATCCCAACACGAGTAGCAGGTCTGCCTGAGAGATTATGGAGCGACTTTCCTCCAGATGTTTTACGTCTTCTCCGAAGAAGACTATGTCCGGTTTTATCACTCCGCCGCATTTTTCGCAGTGCGGGATCTCCTCCTCCATGGTCTTTTTCCAGGATGTCTCGTAGTCGTAGCTTTTTCCGCAGGAGAGACAGGTGCTTTTCCAGACTCCGCCGTGTATCTCCAAGACGTTTTTCGATCCGGCCTTATGATGGAGTGCGTCGATATTTTGGGTCACTATGCCTTTTAAGCTTCCTTCTCTTTCGAGAGCGGTGAGAAAACGATGGGTATAGCTGGGGGATACCTCCTTCAGGGCCTTCAGAAATTCTCTGTGAAACTTGAAGAAAAAAGCTGGGTCTCTGGAGAAGAAATCAATGTCGAATATCCTTTCTGGCTCGATATCGTATTTTCTCCTGTATATACCGTTAGGTCCCCTGAAATCTGGGATGCCTGAACTGGTCGAGACTCCCGCGCCGCTCAATACGGCGATGGATTCGGCTTCCTTCACCATCGATGCGCATTTTAATATCGTTTCGTGGTTATATTTCATTGAGCTTCCTCCTTTTTGTTAATGCAACCGGTTACGCGAGGTGATACAATCCCTGTGACGAAATTACTGAGGAGGTTTTACTATGTCGAAGCTGATTTACGGAGTGGACGACAAACCGCGTTTTCCCATAATGGTTCTGGCCGGGGCCCAGCATGTTTTGACCCTTTTTGGAGCGACGACCCTGGTCCCTCTTATCTTCGGTCCCGCCATGAGCATGACCCCGACCCAGATAGGTTTTTTCATAAGCTGTGTGTATATGTCTATGGGGTTGGCTACCCTGATCCAGACCAGCACGATGGGTTCTCGCCTGCCGATAGTACAGGGATCCAGTTTTAGCTTCATCCCCCCCATAATGACCATTATAGGGGTTTATGGAGCTCAGGGGGCTAACGTTTGTCTTCAGTACATAGGAGGGG carries:
- a CDS encoding SIR2 family NAD-dependent protein deacylase; protein product: MKYNHETILKCASMVKEAESIAVLSGAGVSTSSGIPDFRGPNGIYRRKYDIEPERIFDIDFFSRDPAFFFKFHREFLKALKEVSPSYTHRFLTALEREGSLKGIVTQNIDALHHKAGSKNVLEIHGGVWKSTCLSCGKSYDYETSWKKTMEEEIPHCEKCGGVIKPDIVFFGEDVKHLEESRSIISQADLLLVLGSSLTVVPAALLPSCCNGKIVVVNKGDVSGAYLSPNRIDLRIDGDLDEFFGDLNEELNLTIQ
- a CDS encoding putative PEP-binding protein, giving the protein MPFYMDRDRLPTEGEQFGLYKKAVQEMGGKTVIFRTLDIGCDKIPGYLNVPDEDNPALGYRAIRLSLARADIFRIQLKALLRSSAFGKAKIMFPMISGIEELRLAKGVLEDVKNDLRKDGVPFNPEIEVGVMIEVPAAAVVSDLIAEEVDFMSIGTNDLIQYTLAVDRTNRNLSHLFSPFHPAVLRLVKMTIDNCRKAGVKVSLCGEMASDSLLIPVLMGMGLERFSMNVDSILKARWIISQLGKKNMEDTLSEIWELATAKDVRRFCEDRFGSLRKAF
- a CDS encoding FlgT C-terminal domain-containing protein encodes the protein MSLHRSIKLILCIILSYSTLALAPSDARGNVLDTPGIDIAVLPVINDTPIEVWESKYYPLDVFDQKVTEEFIALLMEYPYARIVTLTKEEEPYWLRGGAPDTDIGIRLHFYRLKMTDRQHLGSDRMGYVALRMEIFDGVTRQLSYASSIAGEDRRFTFSPGDGRIFYLTHQPESGKLLFLRPLDLLPVNKMFPRGLDFWQLFPDPKEYEQPMRKPLWNSFKGTPYWNAFKKALRKSRDTLFDGISGYKMVGRIISPTKDELKKHPPKRRRYIISLGMVEGVREGDLLKVMRSDRYDTVDPERPVVILPTEGGTVKVLKVQSHEAIVEVVKEDKDEPIKLKDLVVMPLYIDHK
- a CDS encoding tetratricopeptide repeat protein yields the protein MIEAGLYHRGVDYLQAYLEQRPNSSDGWYWLAKGLQGMGKLQESQRAFTKVLEIDPEFPQLSRVLQNRKEGEAIPLWDRSRKAYRHALPVIDPGRDIYRDHVEARPAPIPCPTPPDPGPNDNLTTQKETVQTVPGFSAMGARKIILPPQGNHDRTPVKAVPIPPVKELTGEPEGPGIPTVEVEEIPLQGSSNDKKPVYVPPKPNLDTSETP
- a CDS encoding phosphoenolpyruvate-utilizing N-terminal domain-containing protein; translation: MSFYRSGGLTGGIYIKGIGVSSGIAIGRVFVDWKEQVEIEKEYVDDVEVELDRLNAAIEVAGQEIKDLYDDVSSRLGRDEVEMFATHGMMIEDSEFIGQIKGRIITENVNAEWAVRSVADKFIQVFEDMDDDYLKAKADDVKDVATRMCRLLLHIEGSDLSNLREKSIVVAKAFTASEIVQMNRDKVLGVVSQEGTLTSHAVIMARSWGVPAVIDVSNVLDVVETGDMIVVDGSEGVVILNPDEDTLSIYGEKQREFIDFSKKLSQMAGKSTESEDGYPIKLYANADTGRDVQGALKNGVSGIGLFRTERL